In Helicobacter sp. MIT 99-5507, the sequence TTAATCATACTAGATTTAACACTTCCTGAAATGGATGGATTTAAACTCTGCAAAAAGATTCGGGCAATCACACAAGTGCCAATTATTATATCAAGTGCTAGAAGTGATATTTTTAATAAAGTAGAGGGATTTGAAAGAGGCGCAGATGACTACCTTGCAAAACCATATGAACCTGTTGAGTTATTAGCGCGCATAAATGCAATGTTAAGAAGATTAAAACCAAAAAATCTTGAATTTGGAAATATGGGCATAAATATAGAACAAAGAAATGTCTTTATTGATGGAGTAAATGTAGATTTGACACCAACTGAATTTGATATATTGCTTTTTTTGATAGAAAATAGACAAAAACCTATGAGTAGGGAACAGATTGCAAATAGCATTTCTGCTATAAATGAAGATTCTACACTAAGAAGTATCGATACGCATATAAGAAATATTAGATTTAAGATTAATGATAATGCAAAAGAACCAAGATTTATACAATCAGTTTGGGGGATAGGGTATAGATTTTGCAGTTAAAACATGAATTTGTAATTATAATATTTGTGTTATTTTTCATCACTATAGCTTTTTTTATACAAACAGATAAGATTTTGAAAGAAAGCCAAGATGATAGATTAAAAAGCGAAATGATTGTTTTTGTGCAAACTTTGATGCCTTATTATTTAAGCGGTAATCTTGATGCTGTTTATAGAATAGGAAATAGTTTTGGATATACACAAGTTGTAGATGTCCCTAAAAATGCGACTACATTGTATGAAGATTTTAATAATATGCTATATTTTAGAATCTTCTCTTATGATTCTTTTATGGGCTTTAGTATAGTTTTTTTAGATAATAAAATCACCTTTGTTAGGCTTGTAAGCAGCAATGAGTGGGATAATTATAAGACTATAGTATTATTATTTCACTTAAGTATTATTGCGCTTCTTGCATTTTTCTTATTTCACAAAGTGCTTCGTCCGCTAAATAGATTAAAAAATGCGATTGATGAATTGAAAGCTGGAATCTATGCAAAAATGCTTACTACAAATCAAAAAGATGAAATAGGGCAATTAATGCTTGCTTTTAATGAAATGAATGAAAAAATATCTCGCCTCATTAAAGCAAGAGAGCTCATCACTAGAAATATCGCACATGAGTTAAAAACGCCACTTGCAAAAATAAAATTATCACTTAGCTTAAAAAATGGAGATGAGCTAAAAAAAGATTTAAATCGATATATAGATTCTCTTGATAGGATTAGTCAAAATATGCTTGAATATGAGAGAATCCAAGAGGGAGATTTTAGATTAAATTTTAGTGAATTTATGAGTGAGAGCGTGATATTTGAAGCATTGCGTGATTTTGAAAATGAAAAAATAGTATTGAATGTCATTAAAAGTGTCAAGATACATGGTGATTTAAGATTAATTAGCATTGCTGTTAAAAATTTGATAGAAAATGCAATCAAATATAGCGATGATGGTGTTGTTAATATAGAATTGAGTGAAAAAGGTATTATGTTTTGCAATAATGGTAAAAAATTGCAAAATGATATATTGTATTATTTCGAACCATTTTATCGCGGTGAGATTATAAAAAGTGGATATGGGCTTGGATTGTCGATTGTAAATGAGATTGTTAAATTACATAAAATGAATATCGAGTATAGCTATAGTGGTAATACACATATATTTTATATAAGATTCTAATGGAGATATAAAATTTGAAAAATATAAATTTTGTATATGAAAACAAAGAGCAGCTACAGAATAAACTTAGTATTTTTAGTGATGAAAAAAATATTTTAATACAGATTTTTGATGGAAAATTTGATATTGCCTTTACAAACGATGTCATTAAGAACCTAATTGAAATATTGCCTCATAGTGAGATTATGCTAAGTAGCACTATTGCTGGAATCGCAGATTCTAATGTATATGAAGGTAAAATTACTATTTCTGTATCGATTTTTAAAAAAACAAAAATAAAAGTTCTTAGCTTTTATGGTGATGATGATAATGCAATCGCAAAACAAATCATAGGCAATATAAGCAAAGATACAAAATTATTGATTTTATTTGGTGATAATAATAAAGCTGATTGCAAAGTAGTGCTGGATAATATAGCCTTGCAATCTCCAGAGACTATTGTTTCAGGTGGTGTCGCAGGTGATGATTTAAGCAATAGTCATATATATCTTGGTGATAAAAGTGGAGTTGGAGAGTTTTCATTTGTATGTGTGATACTTGATTCGACTGATTTGAAAGTATATACAGATTTTATATTTGAATTTATAAATATTGGCACTGCTATGACGATAACAAGCATTGGCGATGGCGGTATAGTAAAGACCATAAATAATATTCCTGTAAGAGAAATATATAGAAAATATCTTGGTGATTTGGTGGCTGATAACTTGCCTATGAGTAGTTTTGAATTTCCTCTTACATTATTCGAAAATGGAATGCTTGTCGGCAAGGTAGTAACAGAAATATTTGATGATGGTTCTGCTAGATATTCAAGCGACATTAAGCTTGGGTCAAAAGTCAGCTTTGGTGTCAGGTCTATCATTGATACAACAAACAAAGTAGTCAGCCAAATAAATAATTTAAAAGAATTGAACATAGAGGGAATTTATTTATATTTATGTATTACCAGATATATTTATTTTAAAACTACCGGATTGCAATCACATCAAGTAGAAAAATTTGACAGTATCGCACCATCTGGCGGCTTCTTTGCTTATGGTGAGTTTTTCCATAGTAAAAATAAAAATCATGTATTTAATGTTTCTAGCTCACTTGTGGCGTTAAGTGAGGGTTGTGAAGAGATAAATAATATTAAATCTATAGAATCTCCTACTTCAATATTTAATCAAAATGATATGGCTATATATAGCATAAGTCATTTAGCCAATGTTGTAAATGATGATTATAGGGCTATGGTAAAGGTGTTTGGGCAATATAAGGAGCTTTTAGAAGAAAGCTCTATAATATTGTATATAGATAAGCATGGTGTGATAATAGGTGTCAATGAAGCATTTTTAGCGACTTCCAAATATCAAAAGAGTGATATTATAGGAGAGAGATTATCAAGATTTATATATGAAGATAGCAAATCTACTATTCAAGTGATTTGGAATTGTATTAAAGATAATAAAACTTGGCATGGAAATATAAAGAATCTCGCAAAAGATGGGAGTATTTTTTATACAAGGACTACTATAAAGCCAATAGTTGATTCTAAAAATAATTTATTGATGTATATTTGTAGCATGGATGATGTTACAGAGTATGAGTTTAAAAATCAATCTTTTGAACATAGTATCAATTCAGTTGTAGAAATATCACTTGAAAAAGAAAAAATAATACAAGAATACCAAAGTCTATTAGATAGAAGCACTGCGATGATTAAAATAAAAAATTATTGTTTTGTGGAAGTAAATCAATATTTTGAACAAATTGTAGGCTATACAAGAAATGAAATTTTAAATAAACCTATATCATTATTATTGGATATACCAAAAGATAATATTCAAAATTTTATTGCTGAAAATGAAAAGATTCTCTATACAAAAGGTTTTGTCAATCTAAACTTAACTTGTCTTGCTAAAAATGGAAATAAGTTGCATATACAGGCTTATTTAATGGGTGTAAATATTGAAAATATAGAAGAGAGAGAAATCATTGGAATCTTGCATAATACTACAGAAATATACACAATGCAAAAAGAATTAGAAAATATTCAAAAAGAAATTATTTATGCTATGGGTGCAATTAGTGAAGGGCGAAGTAGAGAAACAGGAAATCATGTAAAAAGAGTTGCTGAATATTCGTATCTTTTAGCTAAATTATATGGATTAGATGAAGAACAAGCAAAGTTACTAAAAATCGCCTCTCCAATGCATGATATAGGAAAGATAGCAATTCCTGATGCAATTTTAAATAAGCCTGGCAAACTTACAGATGAAGAATTTGAAATCATGAAAACACACGCCCAAAAAGGCTATGATATGCTTCATTATTCTGATAGAGATATTCTAAAAGCAAGTGCAGAGATAGCCGTAACTCACCATGAATGGTGGAATGGAAAAGGATATCCAAATAAACTTAGCGGAGAGGAAATACCGCTATTTGGCAGGATTACGGCTGTAGCAGATGTCTTTGATGCATTAAGTAATGATAGATGTTATAAAAAAGCATGGCCTATGCAAGAAGTAATAGAACATATGCTTAAATTGAGAAATGTCCAATTCCAAGGTGAGTTGGTTGATCTATTGGTTGAAAATTTGGATAAATTCATAAACATAAAAGATAAATTTGCAGATAAGTTTTAATCATTCTTTGTGTTAGAATCCATTTAAAAAAAATATTTTGGAGTTTTTAATGCTTCGTTTTGCGCCAAGCCCGACAGGTGATTTACATATAGGCAATCTTCGTGCTGCAATATTAAATTATATCATTGCAAAGCAAACAAATGATGAGTTTTTAATCCGTATTGAAGATACTGATAATACAAGAAATATTAATGGAAAAGATAAAGAGATTCTCTCAATTCTAAATCTTTTTGGCTTACTTTGGGACAAGCTTGTATATCAAAGTGATAATTTTAAGCAACATAATATCATTGCAAATGAATTAATAAAAAAAGGAAAAGCATTTTATTGCTATTGCACAAAAGAATTTTTAGCTCTTAAAAAAGCAGAAGCAATCAAAAATGGCAAGGCATTTAGATATGATGATTCATGGGCATTACAATGCAAAGATACAAATCCAAATCCTGTTATTAGGCTAAAAGGTGCTAATTGTGATATTAGTTTTTTTGATGAAATAAAAGGTGAGTGTAAATTTTCTAAAAATGAAATTGATAGTTTTGTAATCATTAGAGAAGATGGAATCCCTACTTATAATTTTGCTTGCAGTATTGATGATATGATTTATGATATTAGCTATATTATAAGAGGTGAAGACCATACTTCAAATACTCCAAAACAGATTCTAATTCGTGATTCTCTAGGGTATTTAAAAGAGATAAAATATGCCCATTTGCCAATCATATTAAATAAAGATGGTAAAAAAATGAGCAAAAGGGATAATGAATCAAGCGTAAGTTGGCTTTTATCACAAGGATTCTTGCCACAAGCAATTATTAATTATCTTTTATCTATGGGAAATAAACCAAAACAAGAGATATTTAATCTAAAAGATGCGCTAACATGGTTTGATATAAAAACATTATCAAAATCTCCTGTCAAATTTGATATAAATCAGCTAAGACATATAAATAGAGAGCATTTAAAAGCACTAAATTTAAAAGATATGACAAATTTATTAGAATCTAGTGATTTATCTATTGGAGCATTGGCTAAAATTTATCTTGAAGAGGCAAGCACATTAAACGAGCTAAGAGATAAAATTGCTTTGATATTTTCTAAAAAAGATATAACAAGTAATGATATGAAACTCATCTATGATACTCTCATAAAGCTAATAGATGAAGATTCTGAGAGTTTAGAGGATTTTAATTCTCTTAAGGCAAAATTAATAGAGCTAACAAAATTAAATGGAAAAGCTTTGTTTCATCCACTTAGATATTTGCTTACAGGTGCAAATAATGGACCATTGCTAAATGATATTTATATTTATTTAAGATTCTATTTAAAAGAAATTTTAAGGAGTGAATAATGGTGTTTGCTACATTTTTAAATGCCATTACTGAAATACTGCATATTCTTATTAATACTTATATGTGGATTGTAATCATATCAGCACTTATTACTTTTGTGCGACCAGACCCATATAATCAAATCGTTCAGATTTTATATAGGCTTACAGAGCCTGTATTTATGCAAGTGCGAAGAGTGTTGCCTACTATTTTTAATGGCATAGATTTTGCACCTTTGATTGTTATTATATTTTTAAAATTTATTGATTTGTTTTTGATTGGAATACTTAGAAATTATGTTGCTAGTTTTTAGTCTTATATCGCTATTTAGTGGAATCTTATATAGCAATAGTCTTGAATTTATAGAATCCAAACCACGAGGCATTGCTAGGGACTTTTATATATATGAATATTTGCAAGGTAATATATCGCAAGATGAAGCAATAAAGCTATATCCACTAATTGAAAATAAAAGTCCAAAAATGATTAATGCGCTATTGGATAAGATTCCAAAAGAAAAATTGCAAAAAGATTTATATTGCAAAAACTTATCATATAAAGAATTATTAAATAGCGATGATGAATGTTTCAATCTTGGATTTAAGCTAGTTTATGCAATTAATGAAAAGATTGATAAAAAAACGCTCTCTAGGATAAATAGTAAAAAAATACTAAATCAAGTCAAGATTCTAGAATCTAAAAATATACTAGATTCTATAATAGCTGCTAGTGGAGAGGATTTTAGTGATATTTATTTTACATTAGGAAGTGCTAGGGCAAATGTCTTTAATAATACTCCAAAAAAATCCCAGTTATTATCAAATAAAAACTACAATAAAGCTTTATACCACTTAATCATCTCTAATCAATATCCAAAATTCACACAAGCATTATTAAAAGTAACGATAAAAGATGTAAATGATTGGAGTTTTTTTGCACTTGGGCTAAATGAGCTAAATGCTAAAAATACCAAAAAAGCATTAGATTATTTTCTAAAAGCTTCTAATTCTAAGAATCTATTTTTACGAGATAAATCTTTATTTTGGGTGTATAAATTAAGCAACAACAAAGATGTATTAAATCAATTAGCAGATAGTCATAATTTCAATCTTTATTCTTTATATGCAAGCAGATTGCTAAAAAAAGCACCAAATTTAGAAATTATTACTATTGATGATCCTATTTTTAGAGGATTGATAAAAGATAAAAGTCCATTTGATATATCAAATCCATTTGAATGGCAAATCCTTAGCCAAAATATAGCCTTAGTAAAAGATAAAGAAAATTTGCTTCATATTGCAAAATTATTTTATTATGAAAATACATTACCTCATTTAATTTTTATCTTGAATAGATATTTTAATTATTCAAAGAAATTTTTTGTTATGCCATATAGTGATGAAATTGATGTTGATGCAAATACAAAAGCTCTACTTTATGCTGTAGCAAAGCAAGAAAGCAAGTTTTTACCATCTGTTGTATCTAGATCTTATGCACTTGGTATAATGCAAATTATGCCTTTTAATGTTTCATATTTTGCTAAAAATATTGGCATAGAAGCTACAAAAGAAGATATGTTTAATCCAAAGATAGCATTGAAATTTGGTGCTTATTATTTAGAGCATTTAAATAAAGAATTTAAACATCCATTATTTGTATCATATGCTTACAATGGTGGTCCGACATTTATAAGAAATCATCTAAAAGATATAAAAGTATTTAGCAAATCTAATAAATATGATCCATGGCTTAGTATGGAATTTATTCCTTATGAAGAGAGTAGAATCTATGGCATAAAAGTTATGGCAAACTATATTATGTATAATGAAATTGCTGGGAATTATATAGATATAGATGAGTTTTTAGATTCTGCACTTAGATGATTATTTGCCAAGACAAAATTCACTAAACATAGAATCTAACATTTCATCATTGCAAAATGGCTTTGTAAGCAAATCTAGCGAGTGTAAAGCAGTATTTATATGAAAGCTAAATATCTCAAAATCAATCATATTTTCTTTTGCATTTTGTAATTCAACAATACATGATTTTATACACTCAATTTGCCTGCTTGATGATAGTATGATATCTTGATTATTGATTGTATCACTACTTATTTTTTGTCCTATCATATCTTTTAATTTAATCACACTAGAATCTAACATAGATATTTTTATCATTTCAAAATCTTTTAGCTTGCATTCATCAAATAATTGCTCTTTATCGATTTTATTTATAGCAGCAATGATGATTTTATCTTTATTTTGGTTTAGAATTTCGATGATATTTTCATCATCAAATTCCCTGCTTCCATCAAATAGTGCAATGATAATAGTAGCTTCCTTTGCATATTGCAAGGATTTATTTACACCAATTTGTTCTATTTTGTCGCTTGTTTTTCTTATTCCTGCTGTATCTATTATTTTTATTATTTGATTATTTATTGTTATAGATTCTTCTAGTGCATCTCTTGTTGTGCCCGCAATATTAGAAATAATTGCTCTATCTTTTAATAATAATTTATTTAAAAGCGAGCTTTTTCCAACATTTGGACGCCCAATGATAACAAGTCTATGCCCATCTATGATATGCTGCTTGCTAAGCGAGTGCTTATATATTGTATCTAGTTTATCAATAGAATCTTCTAGCTTTTTTTGGATAGAAGATTCTAGATCTTTTGGTAAATCTTCTTGTGCATAGTCAATTAAAACTTCAATATGAGCCAAAATCTCGATTAAATCTTTTCTAAAAGATTCTATAAAATTACCCAAATCGCCTTTTAATAATCTAGCTAATATCTCGCTTGCTTGTTTGCTTTGAGCTAAAATTAGCTTTGATATGCTTTCTGCTGTGCTTAAATCTAGCTTGTTATTTAATATCGCTCTTTTGCTAAATTCACCTGGTTTTGCAAGCTTTGCACCAAGTAGAATGCATTCATCTACTATATTTTTAGGCACAGCAATGCCACCATGACTTTGAAATTCAACAATATCTTCACCGCTAAAACTATGTGGTGCTTTAAAATATATCACTATGCACTTATCAATAATATTTCCATTTGTATTATATATATATTTTAGATGTGCGTATCGTGGGGTAAAATCATTTGATTTTGTGAGTTTTTTGGCTATATTTAGGGCATTATTACCGCTTAATCTAGTAATGCTTAAAGCACTAATCCCAATTGGAGTTGATATAGCAACAATAGTGTCATTTATTGTCTGCATTATTACTTGTAACTACTATGTAGGTTTCGTTATATTCGTTTGTTTTTATCATAATAAATCTATCTGGAAGATTCTCTCGTAAGATTTTTAATGCAATATACACTAGCACCCCATCAAATGGCTTTGTGCTAAAAGTTTCATTTGTTTTTTTAATCTCTTTTATGATTGGTTCTAAATATGTCCCAATCATTTCTTCTTGATTTGCTAAAAATCGTTCAATCTCAAGACGGATATTAAATCCATATTTTGGATTAATCCAATTAAATAATAAATATGATATAGCTTTGTATCTATATCCTTTTTCACCGATAAGCAATGCAGAATCTTCACCTTTAAAATATATAGAGATTGTATTTGAATCGTATTTTTCTACATTTATTTCGTTAAGCTTAAATGGCAAATGTGAGAATAATTCATTTATTTCTTCTTTTATTTCTTTGATTGCATCTTCTATTTTGTATTTTTTAGTTTCAATAGGTTGTGGAGTAATTTTTTGTCTTTCTTTTATAGATGCAACAATAATCGCATCTTTTTTACCAAAGCATCCAAAGAATCCATTGCTTGGCTCTTGCACAACTTCATATTCTAAATCTATGCATGAACAATTCAATTCTTTTGAAGCTTTTAGTAAAGCTTCTTCTACATCACTAGCACTAATTTTTATCACTTTTAGACCTTTTGTGTTCTTCTATCTCTTGAGCTTTTTTATTTTGCATTACTTTATTTATAATCATTTGCTGAATTATTGAAAATATATTATTAACTGTCCAATATAGTATCAATCCTGCTGGAAATGTGATTAGAAATATTGTAAAAAATACAGGCAAGAGCTTGAATATTTTTTCTTGTGTTGGGTCATTAAATGTTGCTGGGCTTAAGTGTTGTTGTAAATACATAGTCGCACCCATAAGTATTGGCAATATAAAATATGGATCCATCGCAGATAAGTCTTGTATCCAAAATAGCCACGCAGAATCTTTTAGCTCGACTGCATTGTATAATACACGATAAATTGCAAAAAATACAGGTATTTGTAAAAGTAGTGGCAAACATCCGCCCATAGGATTTACTTTGTGTTTTTTGTATAGCTCCATCATGTGAAGTTGTAGCTTTTGTGAATCGCCTTTGTATTTTGTTTGGATTTCTTTTAGTTTTGGGCTTAAATCTTTTAATTTTTGCATTGATACCATACCTTTATAAGTCAAAGGATATAGCAAGATTCTAACAATTAGTGTCAATGCGATGATTGCCCAACCCCAATTGCTAAAAATATCAAAAAGCCACTCTAAAAGTAAAAATAATGGCTTTGCAAAAAATGTAATAACCCCATATTCCACCACATCGCCAAGATCGCTTGAGATATTGCTAAGGTCTTTATAGTTTTTTGGTCCAATATATCCGCTAAAACTTACATTATCATTGAGTATTACATAAGGTAGAGCATTTCCATTGCTAGTAGAATCTGTGATAATATCAAATCCATCTTTATTGAAAAATAAAGTCGTGTAATATCTATCAACACTTGCTATAAATTTTGCTTTATTAAATGTAAGCGTTTCACTACTATCGCCATCTTCTATTTTTTCTAGTTTGTCATCATTTTTCTTGACTATCACACCTTTGAATACATAAGGTGAGCTATCAGCAATCGGACGCGCTCCGTTTGATATAAAATATTCTACTTGTCGGCTTAGCTCAATTTTTATATCATAGCTTAGATTGTTATGAAATGTAAGAATCTTTTTTATCACAAGATTGCCTAAATCTTGGGTTAATGTAATACTTTGAGAAGTAGAATCCAAATTTAGATTACTAGTGCTAGCGGTATATGGAGTATCAAAAGCTTTTTTATTGATTTCACTATCACTAAATCGCATTTCAAGTGGTTTGATAGAATCTTTGCTAAGTAATTCAAGTGGCTTGCCATCTGGATTTAGAAACTTTTTGTCTTTTAAGAAGATATTTGAGATTCTACCAAGTTCGTCAATTTCAATATCTACTTTTTGAGATTCTATTTTTGCAATGATTTTTGAGCTACTTATTGGTGCTTTTGTTTCATCTTTTATTGTTGGAGTTGTGCTTATTGCTGGAGCATTATTTTGCTCTATTGTTTTGTTTGCAGAATTTATTACTTCTTTTGTTTTTGTATCTGGAGAAAAAAAATACATATATGGTATCAAAAATAGTATTGATAATACCGCTGCAATTATGAATCTCTTATTTGAATTATTGTCATTCATCAATTTTTCCTTAAGCTTTTAATAACATAAAAATTATTTTTATCTTTTGGTACTAACCAAAAGTCTATATTTTGTTGTTTTTTGTTGGTATGTAATATTTTTGTATTTTGTATTTTGTATTTTACCACAGGGTAATCAATGCCACCATTAAAAAGTTGATTGCAACGCAAGATTCTAAGTGTAGTTTTTATAAATGCCAATAAAGGATTTTGGAATCTAAATTGAGTATTAGCATAACAAGAACAAGTAGGGTAGAATCTGCAACTTGGTGGATTTAATGGAGAAATATATTTTTTATAAAATCTAAATATACAATCAATTTTCATAATCAATTCTGCTATTTGATTTATTTGCAAGCAAGAGCTGATTATAAACTTGCTCTTTTAGATTTAAAAATGGAATTTTTATGATTTCATTTTTTGTGATAATGATAAATATATATTTCATTTGTTTTTGATTTATACCAACTAAAAATTCTTTACAAATCACTCTAAGTCTTCTTTTTATCAGATTTCGCTTTACTGCATTGCCAATCTTTTTTGAGACACTAAGTCCAATTGTATGTGTTTTTTGCACTTTTTTAAATTTATTATAAAACTTATTTATCGCTTTATTTTCTAATATACAAATATCACAAATTTGACTTCTGTATTTTTTAGAATTTTTATATACAAAGTCAAATTCTTTTTTATTTTTTAGTGTTTGTATGTATTTCAAATTTTTAAGCAGCTAATCTTTTTCTACCCTTAGCGCGTCTATTTCTAATCACTCTTTGACCATTTTTTGTTTTCATTCTAGCTCTAAAACCATGAGTTGTTTTTTTTGGTTTTTTATGTGGTTGATATGTTCTTTTCATCTTTATTCCTTAAACTTTTTTTGGCTTTAAAAAAGTTGAAATTATACTAAGATTAAACTTTGCATAAACTTTAAAATAAAGATTCTTATTAAATAGAGTGCAAGAATTATTAGAATCATGATTGTTATCAATCTAAGTGTGTTTCCAAATATTTATTTAATATTCTT encodes:
- a CDS encoding response regulator transcription factor — encoded protein: MTHKLLLIEDDLEMQGLIVAYLTQSKYQVIATHLPSKALEILEGKNNIDLIILDLTLPEMDGFKLCKKIRAITQVPIIISSARSDIFNKVEGFERGADDYLAKPYEPVELLARINAMLRRLKPKNLEFGNMGINIEQRNVFIDGVNVDLTPTEFDILLFLIENRQKPMSREQIANSISAINEDSTLRSIDTHIRNIRFKINDNAKEPRFIQSVWGIGYRFCS
- a CDS encoding ATP-binding protein; its protein translation is MQLKHEFVIIIFVLFFITIAFFIQTDKILKESQDDRLKSEMIVFVQTLMPYYLSGNLDAVYRIGNSFGYTQVVDVPKNATTLYEDFNNMLYFRIFSYDSFMGFSIVFLDNKITFVRLVSSNEWDNYKTIVLLFHLSIIALLAFFLFHKVLRPLNRLKNAIDELKAGIYAKMLTTNQKDEIGQLMLAFNEMNEKISRLIKARELITRNIAHELKTPLAKIKLSLSLKNGDELKKDLNRYIDSLDRISQNMLEYERIQEGDFRLNFSEFMSESVIFEALRDFENEKIVLNVIKSVKIHGDLRLISIAVKNLIENAIKYSDDGVVNIELSEKGIMFCNNGKKLQNDILYYFEPFYRGEIIKSGYGLGLSIVNEIVKLHKMNIEYSYSGNTHIFYIRF
- a CDS encoding HD domain-containing phosphohydrolase; this translates as MKNINFVYENKEQLQNKLSIFSDEKNILIQIFDGKFDIAFTNDVIKNLIEILPHSEIMLSSTIAGIADSNVYEGKITISVSIFKKTKIKVLSFYGDDDNAIAKQIIGNISKDTKLLILFGDNNKADCKVVLDNIALQSPETIVSGGVAGDDLSNSHIYLGDKSGVGEFSFVCVILDSTDLKVYTDFIFEFINIGTAMTITSIGDGGIVKTINNIPVREIYRKYLGDLVADNLPMSSFEFPLTLFENGMLVGKVVTEIFDDGSARYSSDIKLGSKVSFGVRSIIDTTNKVVSQINNLKELNIEGIYLYLCITRYIYFKTTGLQSHQVEKFDSIAPSGGFFAYGEFFHSKNKNHVFNVSSSLVALSEGCEEINNIKSIESPTSIFNQNDMAIYSISHLANVVNDDYRAMVKVFGQYKELLEESSIILYIDKHGVIIGVNEAFLATSKYQKSDIIGERLSRFIYEDSKSTIQVIWNCIKDNKTWHGNIKNLAKDGSIFYTRTTIKPIVDSKNNLLMYICSMDDVTEYEFKNQSFEHSINSVVEISLEKEKIIQEYQSLLDRSTAMIKIKNYCFVEVNQYFEQIVGYTRNEILNKPISLLLDIPKDNIQNFIAENEKILYTKGFVNLNLTCLAKNGNKLHIQAYLMGVNIENIEEREIIGILHNTTEIYTMQKELENIQKEIIYAMGAISEGRSRETGNHVKRVAEYSYLLAKLYGLDEEQAKLLKIASPMHDIGKIAIPDAILNKPGKLTDEEFEIMKTHAQKGYDMLHYSDRDILKASAEIAVTHHEWWNGKGYPNKLSGEEIPLFGRITAVADVFDALSNDRCYKKAWPMQEVIEHMLKLRNVQFQGELVDLLVENLDKFINIKDKFADKF
- the gltX gene encoding glutamate--tRNA ligase: MLRFAPSPTGDLHIGNLRAAILNYIIAKQTNDEFLIRIEDTDNTRNINGKDKEILSILNLFGLLWDKLVYQSDNFKQHNIIANELIKKGKAFYCYCTKEFLALKKAEAIKNGKAFRYDDSWALQCKDTNPNPVIRLKGANCDISFFDEIKGECKFSKNEIDSFVIIREDGIPTYNFACSIDDMIYDISYIIRGEDHTSNTPKQILIRDSLGYLKEIKYAHLPIILNKDGKKMSKRDNESSVSWLLSQGFLPQAIINYLLSMGNKPKQEIFNLKDALTWFDIKTLSKSPVKFDINQLRHINREHLKALNLKDMTNLLESSDLSIGALAKIYLEEASTLNELRDKIALIFSKKDITSNDMKLIYDTLIKLIDEDSESLEDFNSLKAKLIELTKLNGKALFHPLRYLLTGANNGPLLNDIYIYLRFYLKEILRSE
- a CDS encoding YggT family protein — protein: MVFATFLNAITEILHILINTYMWIVIISALITFVRPDPYNQIVQILYRLTEPVFMQVRRVLPTIFNGIDFAPLIVIIFLKFIDLFLIGILRNYVASF
- a CDS encoding lytic transglycosylase domain-containing protein produces the protein MLLVFSLISLFSGILYSNSLEFIESKPRGIARDFYIYEYLQGNISQDEAIKLYPLIENKSPKMINALLDKIPKEKLQKDLYCKNLSYKELLNSDDECFNLGFKLVYAINEKIDKKTLSRINSKKILNQVKILESKNILDSIIAASGEDFSDIYFTLGSARANVFNNTPKKSQLLSNKNYNKALYHLIISNQYPKFTQALLKVTIKDVNDWSFFALGLNELNAKNTKKALDYFLKASNSKNLFLRDKSLFWVYKLSNNKDVLNQLADSHNFNLYSLYASRLLKKAPNLEIITIDDPIFRGLIKDKSPFDISNPFEWQILSQNIALVKDKENLLHIAKLFYYENTLPHLIFILNRYFNYSKKFFVMPYSDEIDVDANTKALLYAVAKQESKFLPSVVSRSYALGIMQIMPFNVSYFAKNIGIEATKEDMFNPKIALKFGAYYLEHLNKEFKHPLFVSYAYNGGPTFIRNHLKDIKVFSKSNKYDPWLSMEFIPYEESRIYGIKVMANYIMYNEIAGNYIDIDEFLDSALR
- the mnmE gene encoding tRNA uridine-5-carboxymethylaminomethyl(34) synthesis GTPase MnmE, translating into MQTINDTIVAISTPIGISALSITRLSGNNALNIAKKLTKSNDFTPRYAHLKYIYNTNGNIIDKCIVIYFKAPHSFSGEDIVEFQSHGGIAVPKNIVDECILLGAKLAKPGEFSKRAILNNKLDLSTAESISKLILAQSKQASEILARLLKGDLGNFIESFRKDLIEILAHIEVLIDYAQEDLPKDLESSIQKKLEDSIDKLDTIYKHSLSKQHIIDGHRLVIIGRPNVGKSSLLNKLLLKDRAIISNIAGTTRDALEESITINNQIIKIIDTAGIRKTSDKIEQIGVNKSLQYAKEATIIIALFDGSREFDDENIIEILNQNKDKIIIAAINKIDKEQLFDECKLKDFEMIKISMLDSSVIKLKDMIGQKISSDTINNQDIILSSSRQIECIKSCIVELQNAKENMIDFEIFSFHINTALHSLDLLTKPFCNDEMLDSMFSEFCLGK
- a CDS encoding Jag N-terminal domain-containing protein; the protein is MIKISASDVEEALLKASKELNCSCIDLEYEVVQEPSNGFFGCFGKKDAIIVASIKERQKITPQPIETKKYKIEDAIKEIKEEINELFSHLPFKLNEINVEKYDSNTISIYFKGEDSALLIGEKGYRYKAISYLLFNWINPKYGFNIRLEIERFLANQEEMIGTYLEPIIKEIKKTNETFSTKPFDGVLVYIALKILRENLPDRFIMIKTNEYNETYIVVTSNNADNK